A window from Neobacillus sp. PS3-40 encodes these proteins:
- a CDS encoding Gfo/Idh/MocA family oxidoreductase, translating to MSKLKFAILGCGRISYKHIEALLNNDQDATLVAVCDIVESKAIERKEQYQKGLENSNVKVYTDYIEMLKNEDIDVVTIATESGYHAKHAIDCINAGTHVLIEKPMALSVEDADRIIAVAKEKDKKVCISHQNRFNPPIQKLRKAIEEGRFGRIMNGTARILWTRDNNYYKQAPWRGTKELDGGTLMNQCIHNIDLLQWMMGSEVERVHAERSTFLRDIEMEDFGAILIRFKNGSIGIVEGSACVYPKNLEETLSIFGETGTVVIGGLAVNDIKTWDFADKKDYDSEDDSTEIDNVYGSGHTPLYKDFIDAIHTNSEPLINGEEGKKAMEIILMAYESSEKW from the coding sequence ATGTCAAAACTTAAGTTTGCAATACTAGGTTGCGGAAGAATTTCATACAAACATATCGAAGCATTACTCAATAATGATCAAGATGCAACACTTGTTGCTGTATGTGATATTGTTGAAAGTAAGGCAATTGAAAGAAAAGAGCAATATCAAAAAGGATTAGAAAATTCAAATGTGAAAGTTTACACTGACTACATAGAAATGTTAAAGAATGAAGACATTGATGTAGTGACAATCGCTACTGAAAGTGGTTATCATGCAAAACATGCAATAGATTGCATTAATGCGGGCACACATGTCTTAATTGAAAAACCTATGGCTCTTTCAGTGGAAGACGCAGACAGAATTATTGCCGTAGCAAAAGAGAAAGATAAAAAAGTGTGTATCTCACATCAAAATAGATTTAATCCGCCAATTCAAAAATTAAGAAAAGCCATTGAAGAAGGCAGATTTGGCAGAATAATGAACGGAACGGCCAGAATTCTTTGGACTAGAGATAATAATTATTATAAACAAGCTCCATGGAGAGGTACGAAAGAGCTTGATGGTGGAACTCTTATGAATCAATGTATCCATAACATTGACCTTCTTCAGTGGATGATGGGTTCAGAGGTTGAAAGAGTCCATGCAGAGCGATCAACCTTTTTAAGGGACATTGAAATGGAAGACTTCGGGGCAATCCTAATCAGATTTAAAAATGGATCTATTGGAATTGTTGAAGGATCTGCTTGCGTCTATCCGAAGAACCTTGAAGAAACGTTAAGCATTTTCGGTGAAACAGGAACGGTTGTCATTGGTGGACTTGCAGTTAACGATATCAAGACTTGGGATTTTGCTGATAAAAAAGACTATGATAGCGAAGACGATAGCACTGAAATTGATAATGTCTATGGTTCAGGCCATACACCGCTTTATAAAGACTTTATCGACGCCATTCATACTAATTCCGAGCCTTTAATAAATGGCGAAGAAGGTAAGAAAGCAATGGAAATCATCTTGATGGCTTATGAATCAAGTGAAA
- a CDS encoding transposase, whose product MLRGANRQEIFHDDEDCIKFLDIIQKYKIKSEMDVYAWCLMSNHVHLLLKEGKEDISVTMKRIGVSFVWYYNWKYRTTGHLFQDRFKSENVETYKYLQTVIRYIHQNPVKAGIVNRADEWKWSSCLGYYGKNLYPKNMLDFDFILSMFSADLTLAKERFKEFNDKKNNDQCLDDKINERKKLTDEDARLEIKKFLGAIEVAQVKSLPKLKRNEILREVKIIDGISHRQLARILGVSPNLVFKA is encoded by the coding sequence ATGTTAAGAGGTGCAAATAGACAGGAAATATTTCATGATGATGAGGACTGCATAAAATTTCTTGATATTATTCAAAAATATAAAATAAAATCGGAAATGGACGTTTATGCTTGGTGCTTGATGAGTAATCATGTGCATCTGCTTTTGAAAGAAGGCAAGGAAGATATTTCAGTTACAATGAAACGCATTGGTGTTAGCTTTGTCTGGTACTATAACTGGAAGTATAGAACAACGGGGCATCTTTTTCAGGATAGGTTCAAAAGTGAAAATGTAGAAACGTATAAATATTTACAAACAGTCATACGATATATCCATCAAAACCCGGTAAAAGCTGGAATAGTCAATAGAGCTGATGAATGGAAGTGGAGTAGTTGTCTCGGATACTATGGGAAAAATCTTTATCCAAAGAATATGCTGGATTTTGATTTTATTTTAAGCATGTTTTCTGCTGATCTAACGCTTGCCAAAGAAAGATTTAAAGAATTTAATGACAAAAAAAATAATGATCAATGTCTAGATGATAAAATAAATGAAAGAAAAAAGTTAACCGATGAAGACGCAAGGCTAGAAATCAAGAAATTTCTTGGTGCGATTGAGGTAGCACAAGTAAAGAGCTTACCAAAGTTAAAAAGAAATGAAATTTTGCGAGAAGTAAAAATTATCGATGGAATATCACATCGCCAGCTTGCAAGAATTTTGGGCGTTTCCCCTAACCTTGTATTTAAAGCTTAG
- a CDS encoding transglycosylase SLT domain-containing protein has protein sequence MKIILSAGLFMLLTLGLFYGNASAESVFPSKCTQFGAIQPNENPSFQHVNCLLTNAALEKGIPPEVVKAVASQENGWKQFDVNGQPIVSADGGIGLMQVTNQPSYDQDKLKTDIYYNIEKGVEVLSSMYDRTDLPKIKGADRQVIENWYFPVMAYNGTKPVNSPLVQPSTVINTGAYQEKVFTLIVKDSFLGDTKLGQFPFKTSDFEYNPNSDENIKFLTKEYTLTGPLHTSSYFFKNGEKVTVTKDDVNVRPQPDSPASGQLAKNTTLIINGSFTYNKSLNSPNQFVWYPFKTVDQKVSGFISSAYIKTFDPCTQYHKGQIIYWDGVVLKPGQLGRLTVLQNTTQFKLDGSSSLPLKKSTQPYRIYAFKDTMLSVGGGYYVDRNPAIVKYETPSKDKLIAVKCIADMK, from the coding sequence ATGAAAATCATACTAAGTGCTGGATTATTTATGCTGTTAACACTCGGTTTATTTTATGGAAATGCTTCTGCAGAGTCAGTATTTCCTTCGAAGTGCACACAGTTTGGAGCTATTCAGCCAAATGAAAATCCCTCTTTTCAGCATGTCAACTGCTTGCTCACAAACGCTGCTTTAGAAAAAGGAATTCCTCCTGAAGTGGTTAAAGCTGTAGCTTCGCAGGAAAACGGCTGGAAACAATTTGATGTTAATGGTCAGCCAATTGTCTCAGCAGACGGTGGAATTGGTCTCATGCAGGTTACGAATCAACCAAGCTATGATCAAGATAAATTGAAAACCGATATCTACTATAATATCGAAAAAGGCGTTGAGGTCCTTTCGAGTATGTATGACAGGACAGACCTTCCTAAAATAAAAGGTGCTGACCGCCAGGTAATTGAGAATTGGTACTTCCCTGTGATGGCCTACAACGGAACAAAGCCTGTAAATAGCCCTCTTGTTCAGCCTAGTACGGTAATAAATACAGGGGCATATCAGGAAAAAGTCTTTACTCTTATTGTAAAAGATAGTTTCTTAGGTGATACAAAATTGGGGCAGTTCCCTTTTAAAACAAGCGATTTTGAATATAATCCAAACAGCGACGAAAATATTAAATTTTTAACAAAGGAATATACACTAACTGGGCCGTTGCATACATCATCATACTTTTTTAAAAATGGTGAAAAGGTTACGGTAACAAAGGATGATGTAAACGTTAGGCCACAGCCGGATAGTCCTGCAAGCGGTCAATTAGCAAAAAATACTACCCTCATTATTAATGGTAGCTTTACTTATAATAAATCTTTAAATAGTCCAAACCAATTTGTGTGGTACCCATTCAAGACGGTGGACCAAAAGGTATCAGGCTTTATTTCCTCTGCATATATTAAAACATTTGATCCTTGTACGCAGTATCATAAGGGTCAGATAATATATTGGGATGGAGTTGTGCTTAAGCCAGGACAATTAGGAAGATTAACGGTTCTTCAAAATACAACCCAATTTAAATTAGATGGATCAAGTTCACTACCATTGAAAAAGAGTACTCAACCTTACCGAATATATGCCTTTAAAGATACTATGCTTAGTGTTGGTGGAGGCTACTATGTTGACCGCAATCCAGCGATAGTAAAATACGAAACACCAAGCAAAGACAAATTGATTGCAGTAAAGTGTATTGCTGATATGAAGTAA
- a CDS encoding methyl-accepting chemotaxis protein encodes MRKLLLYGRTIRGKIVLSFGILIIIIAAIYITSLLNVQSLKAELDSILNHDMTISQESGVVSKSISDIESGERGFVITGSESFLAPYGNGKNSVDQSFQTMESIIKDNPKQLNEWKKIEETYKLWLQQIDQIIEIRRNNGAEATAERINSPEGFKIHVQLLESLRVFNEEQQKATQAKIDQLNQKVVMGTVGTSVLSGLALLLAIFFGFTLSSNIRKNVRRISRSIIDIANAGGDLTKRIHVKTKDELAGLANDTNLLIEGIANLVKQISILGENVSASSQELFSSSEQTAKTILSIAETSGEVAVAVEHTTKQMTDSTVKMQQLSAVANQLFEQAVSMKSSSEEMKNAANSGEKFVRLSGEKMQTIEKVIAENTKLIEALGVKSLKINHIINTITEISNQTNLLALNAAIEAARAGVHGKGFAVVADEVRKLAVQSQNSANEVTTIITDIQTEVNHIISQNHQGVKEVQEGVETARETSSSLNKILEKIDDTVMIIANMATQIDKTLTLSEDVSKSFSEMAAITIETSSHTESTAAAAEGGSAAMEQVTTAALELSKQADQLRQLMGNFKI; translated from the coding sequence ATGAGAAAGTTGCTTCTTTACGGACGAACCATTCGTGGAAAAATTGTATTATCTTTTGGTATTTTAATTATTATTATTGCGGCAATCTATATTACATCTTTACTGAATGTCCAATCGTTAAAAGCGGAATTGGACTCGATTTTAAATCATGATATGACAATATCCCAAGAAAGCGGAGTGGTTTCTAAGTCAATTTCAGATATAGAAAGTGGCGAAAGAGGGTTTGTTATAACAGGATCTGAGTCATTTTTAGCACCCTATGGAAATGGGAAAAATTCAGTTGATCAAAGTTTTCAGACAATGGAATCTATTATAAAGGATAATCCAAAACAGCTTAATGAGTGGAAAAAAATTGAGGAAACCTACAAACTATGGTTACAACAGATTGATCAAATTATTGAGATCAGAAGAAATAATGGGGCTGAAGCAACTGCTGAAAGGATTAACTCTCCAGAAGGCTTCAAAATACATGTGCAGTTACTTGAATCCCTCCGTGTTTTTAATGAAGAACAGCAAAAAGCTACACAGGCAAAAATTGACCAACTTAATCAAAAGGTAGTTATGGGCACTGTCGGTACTTCTGTTCTTTCAGGACTCGCCCTTTTGTTAGCTATTTTCTTTGGGTTCACCCTATCTTCTAATATCAGAAAAAATGTTCGAAGAATTAGTAGGTCAATTATTGACATTGCGAATGCCGGTGGGGATTTAACAAAGCGGATTCATGTTAAAACTAAGGATGAATTAGCAGGGCTTGCCAATGATACCAATCTATTAATTGAAGGTATTGCAAACTTAGTCAAACAAATCTCCATTTTAGGTGAAAATGTTTCCGCAAGCAGCCAAGAACTATTTTCCTCTTCTGAACAAACGGCCAAAACGATTCTTTCTATCGCTGAAACTTCTGGAGAAGTAGCAGTGGCCGTTGAACATACAACAAAACAAATGACCGATTCAACGGTCAAAATGCAACAATTATCAGCAGTTGCCAATCAATTATTTGAACAAGCTGTTTCCATGAAGAGTTCTTCTGAAGAAATGAAGAATGCTGCAAATAGCGGTGAGAAGTTTGTTCGTTTGTCTGGAGAAAAAATGCAGACAATTGAGAAAGTTATTGCGGAGAATACGAAATTAATTGAAGCACTAGGTGTAAAATCTCTTAAAATCAATCATATTATCAATACAATCACTGAAATTTCCAATCAAACAAACCTTTTGGCTCTAAATGCGGCGATTGAGGCGGCCAGAGCTGGGGTACACGGAAAAGGTTTTGCGGTAGTGGCAGATGAGGTTAGAAAGCTTGCTGTACAATCACAAAATTCCGCAAATGAAGTAACTACCATTATTACGGATATCCAAACAGAAGTGAATCATATTATTTCACAAAACCATCAAGGGGTTAAAGAAGTACAAGAAGGTGTTGAAACAGCACGTGAAACCAGTTCTTCCTTAAACAAAATCCTTGAAAAAATAGATGATACAGTTATGATCATCGCAAATATGGCAACTCAAATCGATAAAACCCTAACTTTAAGCGAAGATGTCTCTAAGTCATTTAGTGAAATGGCTGCCATTACCATAGAAACATCTTCCCATACTGAATCAACAGCAGCAGCGGCTGAGGGGGGCTCAGCTGCTATGGAACAAGTAACAACCGCCGCATTAGAGCTTTCAAAACAAGCTGACCAGCTTCGTCAATTAATGGGTAATTTTAAGATTTAA
- the rbsB gene encoding ribose ABC transporter substrate-binding protein RbsB, with translation MKKLFKGFMFLTLVMVVLAGCSTKAPGTDNASSKAKKGEKVKIGVSISTLNNPFFVSLKEGAEKEAKAQGADIIVVDSQNDSAKQVSDIEDLIQKGVDVLIINPTDSDAVTAAVQSANDAKIPVITVDRSANGGDVVSHIASDNVAGGKMAGDFIAEKLGNKGKVVELEGIPGSSAARERGEGFHKAVDGVAGIKVVAKQAADFDRAKGLTVMENILQGNKDIQAVFAHNDEMALGALQAIEAAGLKNVIVVGFDATDDAVKAVKDGKMAATIAQKPIEIGQKGVETALKVAKKEKVDKFIPVSLELVK, from the coding sequence ATGAAAAAACTATTTAAAGGATTTATGTTTTTGACATTAGTAATGGTAGTATTAGCTGGTTGCTCAACAAAAGCACCTGGAACTGATAATGCTTCAAGCAAGGCTAAAAAAGGCGAAAAAGTAAAAATTGGCGTTTCCATTTCTACATTAAACAATCCATTTTTCGTTTCTTTAAAAGAGGGCGCTGAGAAAGAAGCAAAAGCTCAGGGTGCTGATATTATTGTCGTTGATTCTCAAAATGATTCTGCCAAGCAAGTAAGTGACATCGAAGATTTAATTCAAAAAGGCGTGGACGTCCTTATCATTAACCCAACTGATTCTGATGCTGTTACTGCAGCTGTTCAGTCAGCTAATGATGCTAAAATTCCTGTTATCACAGTTGACCGTAGTGCAAATGGTGGAGATGTAGTATCTCACATTGCATCTGATAACGTTGCAGGCGGAAAAATGGCTGGAGACTTTATTGCAGAAAAATTAGGTAACAAAGGGAAGGTAGTAGAGTTAGAAGGAATTCCAGGCTCTTCTGCTGCACGTGAACGTGGCGAAGGATTCCATAAAGCAGTTGACGGTGTAGCTGGTATCAAAGTAGTTGCAAAACAAGCGGCTGATTTTGACCGTGCAAAAGGATTAACAGTAATGGAAAATATTCTTCAAGGCAACAAGGATATCCAAGCAGTCTTTGCACACAACGATGAAATGGCATTAGGCGCTCTTCAAGCAATTGAAGCAGCTGGACTAAAAAATGTAATTGTTGTCGGATTTGACGCAACAGATGACGCAGTTAAAGCAGTAAAAGATGGAAAAATGGCTGCAACCATTGCACAAAAGCCAATTGAAATTGGCCAAAAAGGTGTAGAAACAGCATTGAAAGTAGCTAAAAAAGAAAAAGTTGATAAATTTATCCCAGTATCATTAGAGTTGGTTAAGTAG
- a CDS encoding ribose ABC transporter permease has product MKSSTIFSKQILQKLGPLIGLILITVILSIVSSDFFTLENVFNVLRQVSINALIAFGMTFVILTGGIDLSVGSILALSSAITAGMLAGGMDPILAMLIGLASGAVMGAINGLFITKGKVAPFIATLATMTIFRGLTLVYTDGRPITGLSNSSFFEIMGRGYFGWIPVPVVWMIICYLILYFILKKTTFGRRVYAIGGNEEASILSGIRVGSVKIWIYSLTGALSALAGIILASRLNSAQPTAGASYELDAIASVVLGGTSLSGGRGWIFGTLVGALIIGVLNNGLNLMNVSSFYQQVVKGGVILLAVLLDRKKTA; this is encoded by the coding sequence ATGAAATCCTCAACCATTTTTTCTAAACAAATTTTACAAAAACTAGGCCCCTTAATTGGGTTAATCCTTATTACGGTTATCCTATCAATCGTAAGCTCAGACTTCTTTACGTTAGAAAATGTTTTTAATGTTTTACGTCAAGTGTCCATTAATGCTTTAATCGCATTCGGAATGACGTTTGTCATCTTAACTGGCGGTATTGATTTATCCGTTGGCTCCATTTTAGCTTTATCCTCAGCGATAACAGCGGGAATGCTAGCAGGTGGAATGGACCCTATTTTAGCGATGTTAATTGGACTTGCCTCAGGTGCTGTCATGGGGGCAATCAACGGTCTCTTTATTACAAAGGGAAAGGTTGCACCGTTTATTGCAACATTGGCAACGATGACCATTTTCCGCGGACTTACTTTAGTTTATACAGATGGTCGCCCGATTACAGGTCTTTCTAATAGTTCCTTTTTTGAAATAATGGGTAGAGGTTATTTTGGATGGATTCCTGTTCCAGTTGTTTGGATGATTATCTGCTACCTCATTCTCTACTTTATTTTGAAAAAGACGACCTTTGGCCGCAGAGTTTATGCGATTGGCGGTAATGAAGAGGCATCTATTCTATCAGGAATTCGTGTTGGTAGTGTGAAAATTTGGATCTATTCTTTAACAGGTGCATTATCTGCTCTTGCAGGTATTATCCTGGCTTCTCGTTTGAACTCTGCACAGCCTACGGCGGGTGCTTCCTATGAACTAGATGCTATCGCATCCGTTGTGCTGGGTGGTACAAGTCTTTCAGGCGGAAGAGGATGGATTTTTGGAACATTGGTTGGGGCACTCATTATTGGAGTTTTAAATAATGGTTTAAATTTAATGAATGTTAGCTCCTTCTACCAACAGGTAGTTAAAGGAGGTGTTATTTTACTAGCCGTCTTACTTGATCGTAAAAAAACAGCTTAA
- a CDS encoding sugar ABC transporter ATP-binding protein has protein sequence MNLIPVIEMKGISKSFSGNKVLDHVDFQLLPGEVHALMGENGAGKSTLIKILTGIYERNEGKVFSKGKEVHFKNPKEAEHSGIAVIHQELNIIPDLTVYENMFLGKELTVGRFGITKDKEMKRKTKEYLNRLGIDIDPTIEAGQLSVGQQQMIEIARAVAANTEVLIMDEPTAALTDREIEALFKVISALKEQGVGIVYVSHRMEEIFQICDRISVLRDGQFIDVKEVAKTDFDEIVKLMVGRQLGERFPERDTKIGQERFRVENLTHKGSFDDISFSVHQGEVIGVAGLMGAGRTEIMQAIFGYRALDGGKMFIDGKEVTIKTPYDAIRAGIGFVTEDRKSQGLILELSVRENFSITNLDKISNKSIISSKDEISMVDEMIEKLHVKTSGRELSVKSLSGGNQQKIVIGKWLGINPKILILDEPTRGVDVGAKKEIYQLINDLTKQGVSIIMVSSELPEILGMSDRILVIHEGKLSAVLNKSDASQERIMQFAAGGSKK, from the coding sequence ATGAACCTCATACCTGTAATAGAAATGAAGGGCATAAGCAAATCGTTTTCTGGAAATAAAGTGCTGGACCACGTTGATTTTCAGCTTTTACCTGGGGAAGTCCATGCCTTAATGGGGGAAAATGGAGCAGGGAAATCGACTTTAATTAAAATTTTAACCGGAATTTATGAACGTAATGAAGGGAAAGTTTTTAGTAAAGGAAAAGAGGTCCATTTTAAAAATCCGAAGGAAGCTGAGCATTCAGGTATTGCTGTGATCCATCAGGAGTTAAATATTATCCCTGATCTAACTGTTTATGAAAATATGTTTCTTGGGAAAGAGCTAACAGTAGGAAGATTTGGTATTACCAAAGATAAAGAAATGAAGAGAAAGACAAAAGAATACTTAAATCGATTAGGGATCGATATTGATCCTACTATAGAAGCTGGACAATTATCCGTCGGTCAACAACAAATGATTGAAATTGCACGGGCTGTTGCTGCAAATACAGAAGTACTCATCATGGATGAGCCGACAGCAGCATTAACCGATCGGGAAATTGAAGCACTATTTAAAGTGATTTCCGCCTTAAAAGAACAGGGCGTTGGGATTGTTTATGTATCACATAGAATGGAAGAAATTTTTCAAATCTGTGATCGGATTTCTGTTCTGCGTGATGGTCAATTTATCGATGTAAAAGAAGTTGCAAAAACGGACTTTGATGAAATCGTGAAATTGATGGTTGGAAGACAGCTTGGGGAACGTTTTCCAGAACGAGATACAAAAATTGGTCAAGAACGGTTCAGAGTTGAGAATCTAACACATAAAGGCAGCTTTGATGATATTAGTTTTTCGGTTCACCAGGGAGAAGTCATTGGTGTAGCCGGTCTTATGGGTGCAGGTCGGACAGAAATCATGCAAGCAATATTCGGTTATCGAGCACTTGATGGCGGAAAGATGTTTATTGATGGGAAGGAAGTCACCATTAAGACTCCGTATGATGCAATTAGAGCTGGAATTGGTTTTGTTACAGAGGATCGAAAAAGCCAAGGTTTAATTCTTGAACTCTCTGTACGAGAGAATTTCTCGATTACCAACCTTGATAAAATCTCTAATAAAAGCATTATTTCCTCTAAAGATGAAATTAGCATGGTAGATGAGATGATTGAAAAACTCCATGTAAAAACATCAGGACGTGAGCTTAGTGTTAAATCCTTGAGTGGTGGTAATCAGCAGAAGATTGTCATTGGTAAGTGGTTAGGAATCAATCCGAAAATCTTAATTCTTGATGAACCGACTCGGGGGGTTGATGTTGGTGCGAAGAAAGAAATTTACCAATTGATTAACGATCTAACCAAACAAGGTGTTTCAATCATAATGGTGTCATCGGAACTTCCTGAAATCTTAGGTATGAGTGATAGAATTCTTGTGATTCATGAAGGAAAATTATCTGCGGTTCTTAATAAATCTGATGCAAGCCAAGAAAGAATCATGCAATTTGCAGCGGGAGGGAGTAAAAAATGA
- the rbsD gene encoding D-ribose pyranase, with protein sequence MKKNGILNSHISEVLSRIGHTDTIVIADCGLPIPDETIRIDLSLKKGTPSFIETLQVVLEDMKIEKVTLANEIKVNNPDIEEKVTNLLNGDPIEYVTHEELKQLTKKAKAVIRTGEVTPYANIILHAGVIF encoded by the coding sequence ATGAAGAAAAACGGAATCCTAAATAGCCATATATCTGAGGTGCTTTCAAGGATTGGGCATACAGATACGATTGTTATTGCTGACTGTGGCCTACCAATCCCAGATGAAACCATTCGGATTGATCTTTCTTTAAAAAAAGGAACACCTTCCTTTATAGAAACACTTCAAGTCGTTTTAGAGGATATGAAGATTGAAAAAGTAACCCTTGCAAATGAAATTAAGGTAAATAATCCGGACATCGAGGAAAAGGTTACGAATCTTTTAAATGGTGATCCTATAGAGTACGTGACGCATGAGGAGCTTAAGCAATTAACGAAAAAAGCCAAAGCCGTTATCCGTACTGGGGAAGTAACACCGTACGCAAATATTATTCTACACGCTGGAGTGATTTTCTAA
- the rbsK gene encoding ribokinase: MKNKKITIVGSINMDLVTCTNRVPVMGETVMGESFHTIPGGKGANQAVAAARLGADTCLVGCVGNDTFGQDLLSHLKNQGVHTGNVEPVTHSSTGTASITIANGDNHIIVIPGANYAVTPEFVAKHEQVIAESDILMLQLEIPIESVEKAVELANKHHVKVILNPAPIQPLSKELLQKVDYLTPNEYEQQLLFYSNEWTEKEREEMMKKCIITRGSKGITFYQNGKKELPSYKVDVVDTTGAGDSFNGALAVSLSNGAALEDACQFANAVAALSVTKLGAQGGMPTIEEVQTFLQNQKGNEA, encoded by the coding sequence ATGAAAAATAAGAAAATAACTATTGTAGGTAGTATCAATATGGATTTAGTAACGTGCACAAATCGAGTTCCCGTAATGGGTGAAACGGTTATGGGGGAATCCTTTCATACAATCCCGGGTGGAAAAGGTGCTAATCAGGCAGTTGCCGCTGCAAGATTAGGGGCAGATACTTGTCTTGTTGGATGTGTTGGGAATGATACATTTGGGCAAGATTTATTGAGCCATTTGAAAAATCAAGGTGTTCATACAGGTAATGTGGAACCGGTTACACATTCATCAACAGGAACGGCCTCCATTACGATAGCAAATGGAGACAACCATATTATCGTAATTCCTGGTGCCAATTATGCTGTAACACCGGAGTTTGTTGCAAAGCATGAGCAAGTGATTGCGGAGAGTGACATATTAATGCTTCAATTAGAAATTCCCATTGAAAGTGTTGAAAAAGCGGTGGAGCTCGCTAACAAGCATCATGTGAAGGTAATCTTGAATCCAGCACCAATCCAACCACTTTCGAAGGAATTATTGCAAAAAGTAGATTATCTGACTCCGAATGAATATGAGCAGCAATTGCTTTTTTATTCAAATGAATGGACAGAAAAAGAGCGAGAAGAAATGATGAAAAAATGCATCATTACAAGAGGTTCAAAGGGGATCACTTTTTATCAAAATGGGAAAAAAGAACTACCTAGCTATAAAGTAGATGTAGTTGATACTACAGGGGCAGGGGATTCATTTAATGGAGCTTTAGCAGTTTCCTTAAGTAATGGAGCTGCCTTGGAGGATGCTTGCCAATTTGCGAATGCTGTTGCGGCCTTATCTGTTACAAAACTGGGTGCCCAAGGTGGAATGCCAACAATCGAAGAGGTTCAAACATTTTTACAAAATCAAAAAGGGAATGAAGCTTGA
- a CDS encoding LacI family DNA-binding transcriptional regulator, which yields MSTIKDVAAAANVSVATVSRVLNNNGYVNEDTRKRVVQAISKLNYIPNEVARSLFSKQSKTIALIVPDIKNPFFPEVARAIEDLMSSQEYTLILCNSDEKIEKEIMYLNAMKQKYVDGIIIVTSTLTPKHIEKSDIPIVALDRTISMDIPSVSVDNFEGGRQAVQYLKSIGCKKIAHIRGPHTIINADERFKGYIDEVKNESWFSDDLVVNGNHQVLETTKVTKELLMKHSDIDGIFAGNDYMAVGVLKAAEQLGIRIPEDLSVIGFDGIQLCQLTSPELTTMAQPIYELGYRAAELLLEMIEGKPISKLHYQFQVKLMNGQSTKVLGVTNDEK from the coding sequence GTGAGCACAATTAAAGATGTTGCAGCTGCGGCAAATGTGTCGGTGGCTACTGTTTCTAGAGTTTTAAATAATAATGGCTATGTAAATGAAGATACTAGGAAAAGGGTAGTACAAGCCATTTCCAAGTTAAATTACATTCCAAATGAAGTGGCTAGAAGCCTTTTTTCGAAACAGTCTAAGACCATTGCACTAATTGTTCCAGACATTAAGAACCCATTCTTTCCTGAGGTTGCTAGAGCTATTGAAGATTTGATGAGTAGTCAGGAATATACATTAATCCTTTGTAATTCGGATGAGAAAATAGAAAAGGAAATCATGTATTTAAATGCTATGAAGCAAAAATATGTGGATGGAATTATTATTGTCACCAGTACTTTGACACCAAAGCATATTGAAAAAAGTGACATTCCGATTGTTGCCTTGGACCGGACGATTAGTATGGATATCCCATCTGTTTCCGTTGATAATTTTGAAGGAGGCAGGCAAGCGGTTCAGTACTTAAAGAGTATTGGTTGCAAGAAGATTGCTCATATTCGAGGTCCACATACGATTATCAATGCGGATGAACGTTTTAAAGGATATATAGATGAAGTGAAAAATGAATCATGGTTTAGTGATGATTTAGTTGTCAATGGAAATCATCAAGTGCTCGAAACAACAAAAGTTACAAAAGAATTACTAATGAAGCATTCTGATATAGATGGAATATTTGCAGGGAACGATTATATGGCCGTTGGTGTATTAAAAGCTGCAGAGCAGTTGGGAATTCGAATTCCAGAGGATCTTTCCGTGATAGGATTTGATGGAATACAACTATGTCAATTAACTAGTCCAGAACTAACAACCATGGCACAGCCGATTTATGAACTAGGTTATAGGGCTGCTGAGCTTTTACTAGAAATGATTGAAGGAAAACCGATATCAAAGCTGCATTATCAGTTTCAAGTGAAATTAATGAATGGTCAATCTACAAAGGTTTTAGGAGTGACAAACGATGAAAAATAA